The region ACTCACTGATCGCGAGGAAGCGCGGGCGCTGCACGAACTCGTCGTTGCCCATCCCGAGGCGCCTCCCCGGAATGTATGCGGCCAGCGGCAGACGGGGGAACGAGTAGCCTGGCAGGAACCCTTCGCTCGCGAAGTAGCGGTAGCTGTAGAAGTCGCCCTGCATGCTCGTGCCATTGTCGGTCAGGAGGCCCATCTGGTTCTCGGCCTCGGCGCGCAGGCGCTTGGCCTGGGCCTTAGCGCCTGTATCCTTCGTGGCGTCCGCTACCGTCTCGTTGGCTGCGTTGAACTGTGCCTGCGCGGTGCGGTAGAGGTCACGCCAACGGTCGCAGGCGCGGTCGAAGCTCTCGATCGCGTTCATGAGCGTGTCGTTCAACCATGCAGCGTGGTACCAAGCAGCACTTTTTAGCGCCGGGAGGTCGTCCTTGAGGAGATTCTCCACCCGCTGGGTGGCCCTGCGCCGCGCATGGGGGTTGTCGAGTTCAGCGCGGATCTGCTCGCTCAGGGGAAGCGACTCGTTCTTGATGTCCAGGATCTCCTTAAGTGAGCGACCCAGCTCGACACCCGTCTCAGAAAGCCAAACGGAGTGCACATGCGCCCGCACGAGATCCTCGTTCGCGAGGTCGAGTCGGGGAGGTTCGACGATGCCAGCGACCATGCGCTCTGGCCTGGCGAAGTAGTACTGGTCGTGGCCGCTTCCGGTCGTGCAGTAGGTGAACACGAGGGCTGGTTGCCCACTGCGCCCAGCACGGCCGGAGCGCTGAGCGTAATTGGCCGGCGTGGGAGGGACGTTGCGGAGGTTGACGACGTTCAGTTCCGCGATGTCTACCCCGAGCTCCATGGTGGGGGAGCAGTAGAGGATGGGCAGCTTGGCTGTGCGGAACTGCTGCTCGCGTTCCTCACGCCATGCGCTCGGCACTTGGGCGGTGTGCTCACGTGCCTCGAGGCCGCCCAAGTGCATGGCCGTCTCTTGGTAGAAGCGGCGGAAGAATGGGTTCACGCGGCCGGCATCTTCGTCGTGCACCTTTCTCAGGGGGTCATAGAGCGGGCTTTGACCGTCGCCAGCATGCCACCGCATCGCGCTGGGGCGTAACCGATAACCCGCGACGTCGCTCGGGCGCGTCGGCGCCTGCACGATCGCGAGGGTTCCGTAGCTTGCGAGGCGTTCTAGGAGGTTAGCGATGATCGCCTCTGAGTCTTCTACGGTGAGGCTGTTCATCTTGGGGAACGTATTCGCCCGCCGGAGGTACGCAGCGTACTGGCTACGACCGGAGAGGTAGATGTTCTTGCCACGCTCGTTCTTGGTACTCGGGCGGGGGTAAGCGGTCGTGTGGTACACGAGGCTCTCGCTCTCGTCCAAGCCCCAGCGCCCCTTGAGATAGTCGCGGCTGCGCGTCTTCATCTGCTCCTGCCGCTCGGGGTCGAGCCACTCGCTCTCGATCGCGAGGTTCCGTCGCAGGTGGTCTAGGAGCACGCGCATGGCCCCGTGACGTTGCGCCGGCGTGGCGGTGACAAGTGCTTCGTGGGTCCCCTGCCACAGCCCGTCTTGCTTGGACGCGTCGTCCAGGTCGGGATAGCGAAGGTCCAGCAGGCCAACCTGCTCGAGGTTTGGGGAGGTGAGGCGCCACCCGCGCTCGAGGTCGCGAAATAGGCGATAGGCGAGCACCTCGCGAAGCATGTTCGCAGCTTGGTTCTTGACCGCGGTGCCGACGAACTCTCCTACGTTGGCGGCGTAATCGTGGAGGTCGAGGTCCAACGCGGCGAACACGCTAGGGGCCACTTCGGAGAACCCGAGGCCGGCGGCTCCGGCGTCGTGGACGGCCTTGTAGAGGGCTCCGCGCAGGAGTCCGACTTCTACGAAGTCGTTCAAGTGACCAGCCTGGAGGCTGGCGTCCTGGCGGTTGTCCGTGAAGCTGAGGATCTTCCGCGCTTCCTTCGGTAGATCTTCCGTGCCCTGGAGCTGCCTTACCGCCGAGAGCGAGAGCACCGTTGTAGCTGTGGATCGTCCGCCCGTGCCCAAAACGCCGAGGGTGGTGTACTCGCTCGCGCCGGCTGGGTAGTGCACGCCGCAGTGCAGGCAGAAGCTGAGGTTGGCGGGCACGAAGTGGAAGGGTGTACCGGCGGGGGTCTCGGTGCCGTCCGGCTGTACCGTGACGGCGGTGGGGACCTTCTTGCGGCGGTCGTACTTGACCCTCAGCTCGCCGTGCCTGACCTCGAGCCAATCGTTAGGCAGACTCTCCAGTTCCTCCATTGATCCGGCTTCGGGCCAGGGGCGCCGCATGCTGAAGTAAAGGTAACCAGGGGTACCCTTGTCCTCGGCCTGGCGTTCGCCGAGGCTGCGCGGCGTGTACTTGGGTGCTCCATCGCCCTCGGAACGCCAGACGGTGTAATACTCATGCCCGCATTCGCGGCAGAACGCCAGGGGCATCAGCACCTTGCCTGGTTCGTCCGGTACCAGGCGCTGCGCCTTCAATGTCAGATGACGGACGGTAGGTAACTCGAGGGACGAATAGACCGTCTCGCCGCGGTTGTAGAACTGATGCAGCCTGAAGGCGAACGCCCGCAACGGGCGGCTGGCTGCCGGGTCCTCGACGACCTCGTAACCGGCGGTGAGGAGGCGTTTCAGTGGGACCTCGCAGCTGCCTGTGTGGAGGCCGGTGAGGCGCTCCAGCTCCGCCGCCACTCCGATCGGTCCAGTGAGTCGTTGCGGTGACTGACGCACCAGAGTGTTGCTCTCGGGATCCATGCGCACCCCGAGCGTAGATTCCACCCAACCGCACAGAGGATCCTGCACGAACTCAGCGAACGGCTTCTTAGTCAGCGACTCAATGTTGCTAAGGCTAGCTTTTAGGCGTGTTGGTAGTGCCGGGTCGGTCAGATCCACCGGAGTGGTCACGCGTCGGAGGGTTTCGCCTACTACGTTGCCGGGTGCGACCGGCGCGCCGAAGATGGTGCTCGCTACGCGAGCCACCTCGTGACGCTGCTCACTGACGGTGCCGCGGCTTCCCATCGTTGCCGAGGTGCCGATGCACTGGAGGTCAGAACCCCCCATGCGGTCGCGGGCGCGGCGGATCAGCATGGCCACGTCGGCCCCTTGCCGGCCGCGGTACGTATGCAACTCATCGAACACGATGAAACGCAGACTAGCTGCAGAATTCACCAGAGTTTTATCATTGCCACGTGTGAGTATTAGTTTAAGCATCACGTAGTTGGTCAAAAGAATGTCAGGAGGATCCGTCTTGATGCGAGTGCGTGTGGCCTCGTCATCTTGCCCTGTGAAGCGCGCGTAACTGACTGGCGGCCGCCCGCCGAAGCCGTGGTCTAGGAATTTCTCCAGTTCACCCGCCTGGCTGTTGGCGAGGGCGTTCATCGGGTAAACGACGATCGCCTTTATCCCGTTACCAGTTCCGACCCGGAGAACGTGGTCGACGATCGGGATCATGTATGTGAGGCTCTTGCCCGAGCCGGTGCCGGTGGTGACAACATAGTTGGAGCCCGTCTTGGCGATAGCAATGGCTTCGACCTGGTGCTTGTACAGGTCGAGCGGCACTCCCGGGTTCTTGTCGGTCTTGCCGTGCCTGAACACCTGGGCGCATACCGAATGCAGTGTGCCTGCCTCAACTAGGTCGGGGATGCCGGCTCCCGGCGCGAAGGCAGGGTTGAGTTGCACTAGAGGTTCCGGCCAGAGAGCATTAGCCCTCAGCTCGCCTTCGACCCGAGCACGTACGTCCGGTGTCGAGACGTTGATGAAGCTGCGAGCATACTCGGTGTAATCGGTCGTCAGTTTGTCGCGGAAGGCGAAGATGTCCATGGGTCCCCTAAACGGCAGGCCTGCTCATTGATATCTAGCGCACACAGATAAGGCTAAAATTAGTCGGCGCTGCTACAAGCCTTCTCTTCTGGCGCACCGGTTCGTAATGCATTTTATCGCTATCCTTGAGATGAGCATGCCGTGTCTAATCCCCTAATGCCGTTGGGCTCCTTACCTCACGGATTCTTTGGGACGCATAAGGTCTTCGACCTCCTTGTGCGACTAGGCGTCTCCAACCACAAGCAGAGGAACTTGGCAGTGTTCGCCTTCGAGCGTTACGAGGACGCATCGCTGCTATAGACGGGAATGGAGAGCCACGAGGCCCCAACCCTGACTCTACTAATGACTTGTCACCAGGCCACGCTCACCGCACCTCGACGTCCGTGTCGGAAACGACCCTGAGTTTGGCTCGGCTCTTGCGCGACTCGCTCAACGCGTAGATCGGCAAGTCTCTACGAGAAACGTGCGCTCATGCGGGCAAGTCGCAAGCTGAGGTGGCTGACACGCTGGGGGTCACTCGGCCGCGTATCGCTCAGATAGAGGCGACTGAGGGCTCTGTGTCCTCACTCGCCATGCTCGCTAGGTATCCCAGCCGTCGGTGGCGATAATCGTGGTCGCGGACGTATCACCGAGACAGGCACACGGGGTGCGAGACGAGTCGCCCTCCGGCAAGGCGCGACCGCGGGCGGCGATCGCCCCCAACCCGTAAGCCACCTATCCGACCCGATCACGCCACCAAGCCTCGAAGCGGGTGCTCGCTCTTGAGGACGTTCTCGAAGATCCGGAACCGCGTGAGCATGTTGATGGGTATGAGGCCTCCGCCGTAGTTGATGTCGGAGTCGAAGAAGACGCCTCGCGCGCCCGAGCTTCTCCTCACCGTGTACGCTCGCGCGACGGCGTAAGCCTCGTTGAAGTCGTTGACGGCTTGTAGGACGTCCGCGTGGGCGGCGTCTTCTCTCAGGGCGAAGGCCGCGAAGAACCTCAGCCGGTTGGAAGGTTGGTCGAGCATGACCCATACGTCGAGGCCCTCGCTGTGCACGACGACGTCGCCGTCCTCGTCGATGGTCGTGCGGTACTGCGCGACGGCGAAGACGGCCTGTAGGAACCCGGTCGACACATCCGGGGCAGAGACTGCCCCTGTGAGAACGTCCGCCACTGCGTTGCCCTCCTCGTTAACGTGGCCGAATGATAGCGGTCCGGGATGCTCGACGCCGGCGCTCGCTCACCCGGCCCGTATCCGCCCGATGAGCGCCGCCATCGCCCGCTCGAAGTCGCCGCTCCCGCGCAATCCGAGGCTCGCGGCCGCCGCCGGTCCGAGCAGCTTACGCAGGTTGGCGGTGTCTTGCTCGGCCGTGTCGTGCTCCGCGGCGCGCCCGAGCGGGACCGCCGCGATGCGGCGCACGAGCTCCTCAACCAGGTCGACGAGCTTCGCCATCTTGTCGTAGTCGAGAGTGTCGGGCGTGTCACTCAGGAGCTGGGTGACGCCGGACGGAGCGTACACAGCGCTCGCGGCCGGGGTCGGCTAGTGGCCCTCACCCGCTTGGCAAGCTGGATGCGACGATCTCGCCGGTGTCCGGGTGAAGTAGCACTGCTATCCCTCACGCGTCACGTGACGCGTTACAATCGGTGCGTGATCAGGTCATTCGCTGACCGACGCACCGAGAGGCTGTTCCTCACAGGCGCCCTGGGCGAGCTGCCGCCCGACATCGTTTCGAGAGCCAAGCGCAGACTGGAGTACATCCATCTGGCCAGGAACCTTGGAGACCTTGCTAGCCTTCCCAGCAATCGGTTGCACCGGCTGACGGGTGACAGGGAAGGGCAGTACTCGATCTCCATCAACATGCAGTGGCGCATCTGCTTCCGATTCGTCGACGGCGACGCGTTCGAGGTCGAGATCACCGACTATCACTGATCGCGGTACATGAGGTGAAGGATGAGCATAGAGAACGCTGGTATCCGGACGGTTCGACCGACGCACCCTGGCGAGATCCTCCGTGAGGACTTCATGCCTGACTACGGCCTCACGGTGGCGTCGCTCGCACTTGCCGTTGGCGTTTCGCGTCAGACGATCAACGACTTGTTGCGGGAGCGGCGGGCGGTTTCGCCCGAGATGGCGCTGCGCCTCGCGCGCCTGTTCGGGACCAGCCCGGAGTTCTGGGTAGACGCGCAACGGGAAGTCGACCTATGGGACGCCAGTCGTGCCCTGGCGACTACCCTGGAGCGGATCGAACCGCTTCCGACACCGACCGCACCGGCTCGTTGACCGTTCGGCTCCACGCACGCCGTCACCGCCAGGCGACCCTCGCCTATGTC is a window of Trueperaceae bacterium DNA encoding:
- a CDS encoding DEAD/DEAH box helicase — protein: MDIFAFRDKLTTDYTEYARSFINVSTPDVRARVEGELRANALWPEPLVQLNPAFAPGAGIPDLVEAGTLHSVCAQVFRHGKTDKNPGVPLDLYKHQVEAIAIAKTGSNYVVTTGTGSGKSLTYMIPIVDHVLRVGTGNGIKAIVVYPMNALANSQAGELEKFLDHGFGGRPPVSYARFTGQDDEATRTRIKTDPPDILLTNYVMLKLILTRGNDKTLVNSAASLRFIVFDELHTYRGRQGADVAMLIRRARDRMGGSDLQCIGTSATMGSRGTVSEQRHEVARVASTIFGAPVAPGNVVGETLRRVTTPVDLTDPALPTRLKASLSNIESLTKKPFAEFVQDPLCGWVESTLGVRMDPESNTLVRQSPQRLTGPIGVAAELERLTGLHTGSCEVPLKRLLTAGYEVVEDPAASRPLRAFAFRLHQFYNRGETVYSSLELPTVRHLTLKAQRLVPDEPGKVLMPLAFCRECGHEYYTVWRSEGDGAPKYTPRSLGERQAEDKGTPGYLYFSMRRPWPEAGSMEELESLPNDWLEVRHGELRVKYDRRKKVPTAVTVQPDGTETPAGTPFHFVPANLSFCLHCGVHYPAGASEYTTLGVLGTGGRSTATTVLSLSAVRQLQGTEDLPKEARKILSFTDNRQDASLQAGHLNDFVEVGLLRGALYKAVHDAGAAGLGFSEVAPSVFAALDLDLHDYAANVGEFVGTAVKNQAANMLREVLAYRLFRDLERGWRLTSPNLEQVGLLDLRYPDLDDASKQDGLWQGTHEALVTATPAQRHGAMRVLLDHLRRNLAIESEWLDPERQEQMKTRSRDYLKGRWGLDESESLVYHTTAYPRPSTKNERGKNIYLSGRSQYAAYLRRANTFPKMNSLTVEDSEAIIANLLERLASYGTLAIVQAPTRPSDVAGYRLRPSAMRWHAGDGQSPLYDPLRKVHDEDAGRVNPFFRRFYQETAMHLGGLEAREHTAQVPSAWREEREQQFRTAKLPILYCSPTMELGVDIAELNVVNLRNVPPTPANYAQRSGRAGRSGQPALVFTYCTTGSGHDQYYFARPERMVAGIVEPPRLDLANEDLVRAHVHSVWLSETGVELGRSLKEILDIKNESLPLSEQIRAELDNPHARRRATQRVENLLKDDLPALKSAAWYHAAWLNDTLMNAIESFDRACDRWRDLYRTAQAQFNAANETVADATKDTGAKAQAKRLRAEAENQMGLLTDNGTSMQGDFYSYRYFASEGFLPGYSFPRLPLAAYIPGRRLGMGNDEFVQRPRFLAISEFGPRALIYHEGSKYRVTRVSLSPDKEDESIASRRAIICSTCGYLKRPGFRRGSSLTRPASAGPGSDCKQPRTSRG
- a CDS encoding type II toxin-antitoxin system RelE/ParE family toxin; the encoded protein is MIRSFADRRTERLFLTGALGELPPDIVSRAKRRLEYIHLARNLGDLASLPSNRLHRLTGDREGQYSISINMQWRICFRFVDGDAFEVEITDYH
- a CDS encoding HigA family addiction module antitoxin, which encodes MPDYGLTVASLALAVGVSRQTINDLLRERRAVSPEMALRLARLFGTSPEFWVDAQREVDLWDASRALATTLERIEPLPTPTAPAR
- a CDS encoding YbjN domain-containing protein, producing MSTGFLQAVFAVAQYRTTIDEDGDVVVHSEGLDVWVMLDQPSNRLRFFAAFALREDAAHADVLQAVNDFNEAYAVARAYTVRRSSGARGVFFDSDINYGGGLIPINMLTRFRIFENVLKSEHPLRGLVA